The Pirellulales bacterium genome includes a window with the following:
- a CDS encoding cytochrome c translates to MVAREISTSWYRLILSTGILCAAVIPISGCQQKMAAQPSYKTLEKSDFFDDGRSARPPLRYTVARGHLRIDRAFFTGRVDQPPVEAAAPAEPPPEENQDRQPLPQSGAAASDFAENSAFVDRFPVEVSESMIEHGYNRYMIYCVVCHDPLGTGRGRIVERGYTPPPSYHIDRLRNAPAGRIFAIITEGYGSMPSYADQIPPADRWAIVAYVRALQLSQHFPRSALTPEMEKALSTSLAQNHSSSDGAATARGDTP, encoded by the coding sequence ATGGTGGCGCGCGAGATTTCTACTTCCTGGTATCGCTTGATCCTGTCCACCGGGATTCTGTGTGCGGCCGTGATCCCGATTTCCGGATGCCAGCAAAAGATGGCCGCGCAGCCCAGTTACAAGACGCTTGAGAAGAGTGATTTTTTTGACGACGGCCGCTCGGCCCGTCCTCCGCTCCGCTATACCGTGGCCCGCGGCCACTTGCGCATCGATCGGGCGTTCTTCACCGGTCGTGTAGATCAACCACCGGTCGAGGCCGCCGCGCCTGCCGAGCCACCGCCAGAGGAGAACCAGGATCGGCAGCCGTTACCACAAAGCGGCGCCGCGGCGAGCGATTTTGCGGAGAACAGCGCATTCGTCGATCGTTTCCCGGTCGAAGTCAGCGAGTCGATGATCGAGCACGGCTACAACCGGTACATGATCTATTGCGTCGTCTGTCACGATCCGCTGGGCACGGGGCGCGGGCGGATCGTCGAGCGTGGCTACACGCCGCCCCCTTCGTACCACATCGATCGACTTCGTAACGCGCCGGCGGGTCGGATCTTCGCCATCATTACCGAGGGCTACGGTTCCATGCCTTCGTATGCCGACCAGATTCCGCCAGCCGATCGGTGGGCCATCGTGGCGTATGTGCGCGCGCTGCAATTGAGCCAGCACTTTCCGCGCAGCGCGTTGACGCCGGAAATGGAAAAGGCCTTGTCGACGAGCTTGGCGCAGAACCACTCATCATCCGACGGCGCGGCCACCGCGAGAGGTGACACGCCATGA
- a CDS encoding DUF3341 domain-containing protein gives MYLKYHGLMVQFLTPDAVLAATRKARRAGYRLMDAYTPYTVEGLATELGMKRSRIPSVVLIAGLVGAATGFGMQYYAMAINYRFNSGGKPYNSWPAFMPVAFELMVLVASLAAFMTMIVLNALPHPNHPVFNVPEFVRASQDRFFLCIEAEDPLFDLDKTAEFLRSLDPYGDVMLVPIAPEALEEPESGDEQESGEGGVTVSSQHDAG, from the coding sequence ATGTATCTCAAATACCACGGCCTGATGGTCCAATTCCTGACGCCCGATGCGGTGCTGGCCGCGACGCGCAAAGCGCGCCGGGCCGGCTACCGGCTGATGGACGCCTACACGCCCTATACGGTCGAAGGCCTGGCGACGGAGCTCGGCATGAAGCGTTCGCGCATTCCGTCGGTCGTGCTGATCGCCGGACTGGTCGGCGCGGCAACGGGCTTCGGCATGCAGTACTACGCGATGGCGATCAACTATCGCTTTAACTCCGGCGGCAAGCCCTACAACAGTTGGCCCGCCTTCATGCCGGTTGCGTTCGAGTTGATGGTGCTGGTTGCTTCGCTGGCGGCGTTCATGACCATGATCGTGCTCAACGCGCTGCCGCATCCGAACCACCCGGTATTCAACGTTCCGGAATTCGTGCGGGCCAGCCAGGATCGCTTCTTCTTGTGCATCGAAGCCGAGGATCCGCTGTTCGATCTGGATAAAACGGCCGAGTTTCTTAGAAGCCTCGACCCGTACGGCGACGTCATGCTGGTTCCCATCGCTCCCGAAGCGCTGGAAGAGCCCGAGTCGGGCGATGAACAAGAGTCAGGCGAAGGCGGCGTCACGGTGTCTTCGCAACACGACGCGGGGTGA
- the nrfD gene encoding NrfD/PsrC family molybdoenzyme membrane anchor subunit produces MGVDAAPVTISQEELERYGLKPQYVPTEHSVASVSDKITSLVTAPRPRPWWWALFLVGGGLSTLFAGVVTYLLVRGVGIWGINVPVAWGFAITSFVWWIGIGHAGTLISAFLLLMHQKWRTSINRLAEAMTVFAVMTAGLFPLLHLGRPWFLYWLLPYPDTMGLWPQFRSALVWDVFAVSTYLLVSLLFWYMGMIPDLAKLRDRSSSTAWRSFYGVLAMGWRNSARHWHRYETTYLLLAGLATPLVVSVHSVVSSDFASSLVPGWHETVFPPYFVAGAILSGFAMVLVLCIPIRVAYGVQEFITRDHLDVMGKLLLVTSLVTSYGYLSEQTVTYYGGDVYDTHVYWYRLTDFAKYGWFVWILFSCNTIVPQLLWIRALRRNQAVLFGVSLLVLVGMWLERYMIVTSSLSEDFLPSSWGFFKPTLWDILTFAGSIGFFMVPFLLFVRYLPLMSISETQALLPGAHGSEVGRA; encoded by the coding sequence ATGGGAGTCGACGCCGCGCCCGTGACGATCTCGCAGGAAGAGCTGGAGCGCTACGGGTTAAAGCCGCAGTACGTGCCCACCGAGCATTCCGTGGCGAGCGTCAGCGACAAAATCACCTCGCTCGTCACCGCGCCGCGACCGCGCCCCTGGTGGTGGGCGCTGTTTCTCGTCGGCGGAGGTCTGTCGACATTGTTTGCGGGTGTCGTGACGTATTTATTGGTCCGCGGCGTCGGCATTTGGGGCATCAACGTTCCGGTGGCCTGGGGCTTTGCCATTACGTCGTTCGTGTGGTGGATCGGTATCGGCCATGCGGGCACGCTGATCTCGGCGTTTCTTCTGCTGATGCACCAGAAGTGGCGCACGTCGATCAATCGGCTGGCCGAAGCGATGACGGTCTTCGCCGTGATGACCGCCGGTCTTTTTCCGCTTTTGCACTTGGGCCGCCCCTGGTTTTTGTATTGGCTCTTGCCCTATCCCGACACGATGGGACTGTGGCCCCAGTTTCGCAGCGCGCTGGTGTGGGACGTGTTTGCGGTCTCGACCTATTTATTGGTGTCGCTGTTGTTCTGGTACATGGGAATGATCCCCGACCTGGCGAAGCTGCGCGACCGTTCGTCGTCGACCGCCTGGCGATCGTTCTATGGCGTGCTGGCGATGGGGTGGCGCAACTCGGCCCGGCATTGGCACCGTTACGAGACGACGTATCTGCTGCTGGCCGGCCTGGCCACGCCGCTGGTGGTCTCGGTGCATTCGGTCGTGAGCTCCGACTTTGCGTCGTCGCTGGTGCCGGGCTGGCACGAAACGGTCTTTCCTCCCTATTTCGTCGCGGGCGCCATTCTCTCAGGCTTCGCGATGGTTCTCGTGCTGTGCATTCCGATTCGCGTTGCCTACGGCGTGCAGGAGTTCATCACGCGCGATCATTTGGACGTGATGGGAAAGCTGCTGCTGGTGACAAGCCTGGTCACGTCGTACGGATACCTTTCCGAACAAACCGTGACGTACTACGGCGGAGATGTTTACGACACGCACGTCTATTGGTACCGGCTGACCGATTTCGCCAAGTACGGCTGGTTCGTGTGGATTCTCTTCTCGTGCAACACGATTGTTCCGCAGCTGCTATGGATCCGAGCCCTGCGCCGCAACCAGGCAGTGCTGTTTGGCGTTTCGTTGCTGGTGCTGGTCGGCATGTGGCTCGAGCGGTACATGATCGTCACCAGCAGCCTGAGCGAAGATTTTCTGCCGTCGTCGTGGGGATTCTTCAAGCCGACCTTGTGGGACATCCTCACATTCGCCGGCTCGATCGGTTTCTTCATGGTGCCGTTCCTGCTGTTCGTTCGGTATCTGCCTTTGATGTCGATCTCCGAAACCCAGGCGCTATTGCCCGGCGCGCATGGGTCGGAAGTGGGGCGCGCCTGA
- a CDS encoding TAT-variant-translocated molybdopterin oxidoreductase — translation MNPRKQLSPMFAKIQRKLRDTSGRSYWQCLEELADSEAFDEFVRQEFAALADIWPAGLSRRKFLGLLGASLALAGLGGCSVRPAPQGTIVPYAHPPEELLPGVPLFYATTMVHDGDAVGLLVETHEGRPTKIEGNPDHPASLGATDAFCQASILSLYDPLRLQAVMHGDRIRGWDDADTAMQAAMRDQTAKRGSGLRVLTGRVNSPTLGSQIDQLLEAFPSARWHQYEPVDRSGERQAAQIAFGQPVDIVCDFQAARVVLSLDHDFLTSGPGHVRYANDFMSARRVRSSAETAPNATMNRLYVVETEVTCTGAKADHRLAVRMRDLEQVAAAVASTLGLEVDAKIADEHAGWASAVARDLQAHAGECLVLAGHRQPAFVHLLAHAMNQQLGNVGRTLRYIKPVACRPTDEQRELRELVDDMQSRRVDVLLILGGDPAYNAPADVDFAAALDRVGTSFHLSHYENETSRRCTWHLPETHYLEAWSDARAFDGTTSIVQPLIAPLYQGRSAHEVIAALSGNRGAEGRELVYACWHAQSSARQEATSDERPATFDDQWQTVLHDGLFADSASSPLEVRLASDWQQRAAALRNATSPAAAGALEIAFQADPTIHDGRYANNGWLQELPKPITKLTWDNAALVSPRTAAELGVAYPHFEHGGEHGGYSVSMLRLQLGDRQVEAPAWIMPGHADGSITVYLGYGQQHAARAGGQWHSTEGFNAYRLRTSEAPWFASGLVVEKLDRTYPLACTQAHQTMAERAPIRAGTLEDYQQHPHEIAEQEEEPRGSIGKVGRPPRGSLYEPYDYSPPKHKWGMSIDTTACIGCNACVVACQAENNIPVVGKEQVSFGREMHWIRVDRYIKGAPESPEEFHFQPVPCMHCEHAPCEYVCPVAATVHSAEGLNEMVYNRCVGTRFCSNNCPYKVRRFNFLAFADFETVPLRMQYNPDVTVRSRGVMEKCTYCVQRIRQAEIHAEAAGRPLRDGDVVTACQAACPARAITFGDINDASSAVAQCKDSPLDYSLLAELNTFPRTTYMAALRNPNPELEGA, via the coding sequence ATGAATCCTCGCAAGCAGCTCAGCCCGATGTTCGCCAAGATCCAGCGAAAGCTGCGTGACACGAGCGGGCGCTCGTATTGGCAATGCCTGGAGGAGCTGGCCGATAGCGAAGCCTTCGACGAGTTCGTGCGCCAGGAGTTTGCGGCGCTCGCGGATATCTGGCCCGCCGGATTGAGCCGCCGCAAGTTCCTCGGTTTGCTGGGTGCTTCGCTGGCGCTAGCGGGCCTTGGAGGTTGCTCCGTAAGGCCGGCTCCGCAAGGGACGATCGTGCCTTACGCGCATCCGCCCGAGGAACTGCTGCCTGGCGTGCCGCTGTTTTACGCGACGACGATGGTTCACGATGGCGATGCCGTGGGCCTGTTGGTGGAGACGCACGAGGGCCGGCCGACGAAAATCGAAGGCAACCCCGATCACCCCGCGAGTCTCGGCGCGACGGACGCCTTTTGCCAGGCGTCCATTCTTTCGCTCTACGACCCACTGCGCTTACAAGCCGTGATGCACGGCGATCGGATTCGCGGCTGGGACGATGCGGACACGGCCATGCAGGCCGCGATGCGCGATCAAACCGCGAAACGTGGGTCTGGATTGCGAGTCCTGACCGGGCGGGTGAACTCGCCCACTTTGGGTTCGCAAATCGATCAGCTACTAGAGGCCTTTCCTTCAGCCCGATGGCATCAATACGAGCCGGTCGATCGCTCTGGTGAAAGACAAGCCGCGCAAATTGCCTTCGGTCAACCGGTCGACATCGTCTGCGACTTTCAAGCGGCCCGCGTCGTGCTGTCGCTGGATCATGACTTCTTAACGAGTGGTCCCGGCCACGTGCGGTATGCCAACGACTTCATGTCGGCTCGCCGGGTTCGATCCAGTGCCGAGACGGCGCCCAACGCGACAATGAACCGGTTGTACGTTGTCGAAACCGAAGTGACTTGTACCGGCGCGAAGGCCGACCATCGCCTCGCCGTGCGGATGCGAGACCTGGAGCAGGTCGCGGCGGCGGTCGCTTCGACGTTGGGCCTGGAGGTTGATGCGAAAATCGCCGACGAACATGCCGGGTGGGCGTCTGCCGTCGCGCGCGACCTGCAAGCGCACGCGGGAGAATGCCTCGTGCTGGCCGGTCACCGGCAGCCGGCCTTCGTTCACTTGCTCGCCCACGCGATGAACCAGCAATTGGGAAACGTCGGTCGCACGTTGCGGTACATCAAGCCGGTGGCGTGTCGGCCAACTGACGAACAGCGAGAATTGCGCGAACTGGTTGATGACATGCAAAGCCGCCGCGTCGACGTCTTGTTGATCCTTGGCGGCGACCCAGCCTACAACGCGCCGGCCGACGTCGATTTCGCGGCGGCGCTCGACCGGGTGGGCACGAGCTTTCACCTTAGCCATTACGAAAACGAAACCTCCCGGCGGTGCACCTGGCACTTGCCGGAAACCCATTATCTGGAGGCATGGAGTGATGCACGCGCATTCGACGGCACGACGTCCATCGTTCAACCACTCATCGCACCGCTTTACCAAGGGCGATCGGCGCACGAAGTCATCGCCGCCTTATCAGGAAACCGCGGCGCGGAAGGCCGCGAGCTCGTGTACGCGTGTTGGCACGCGCAAAGCAGCGCGCGCCAAGAAGCAACGTCCGACGAGCGTCCCGCGACCTTCGACGACCAGTGGCAAACCGTACTTCATGATGGTTTGTTCGCCGATTCCGCCTCGTCACCACTGGAAGTGCGACTCGCTTCCGACTGGCAACAACGGGCAGCAGCACTTCGCAACGCGACTTCCCCGGCGGCGGCGGGCGCGCTAGAGATTGCTTTCCAGGCCGATCCCACCATTCACGATGGCCGCTACGCCAACAACGGTTGGCTGCAGGAACTGCCCAAGCCCATCACGAAATTGACGTGGGACAATGCAGCGCTTGTCAGTCCGCGCACGGCCGCCGAGCTCGGCGTCGCATATCCTCACTTCGAGCACGGCGGAGAACATGGCGGCTACAGCGTCAGCATGTTGCGCCTGCAATTGGGCGATCGGCAAGTGGAGGCTCCCGCGTGGATCATGCCGGGACACGCCGACGGTTCGATCACGGTCTACCTGGGCTATGGTCAACAGCACGCCGCGCGTGCCGGCGGACAGTGGCATTCGACCGAGGGCTTCAACGCCTATCGATTGCGGACCAGCGAGGCGCCGTGGTTCGCTTCGGGACTTGTGGTCGAAAAGCTGGACAGAACCTATCCGCTCGCCTGCACGCAGGCCCATCAGACGATGGCCGAGCGCGCGCCGATTCGCGCGGGAACACTAGAAGACTATCAGCAGCACCCGCACGAGATCGCCGAACAGGAAGAGGAGCCACGCGGATCGATCGGCAAGGTCGGCCGGCCACCGCGCGGGAGCTTGTACGAACCGTACGATTACAGCCCGCCCAAGCACAAATGGGGCATGTCGATCGATACCACGGCATGCATCGGTTGCAATGCCTGCGTCGTTGCCTGCCAGGCGGAGAACAACATCCCGGTCGTCGGCAAGGAGCAAGTGAGTTTCGGCCGCGAGATGCATTGGATACGCGTCGATCGCTACATCAAGGGAGCGCCGGAATCGCCCGAGGAATTTCATTTCCAGCCGGTTCCCTGCATGCATTGTGAGCATGCGCCGTGCGAATACGTTTGCCCGGTCGCGGCCACGGTGCACAGCGCCGAGGGCTTGAACGAGATGGTTTACAACCGCTGCGTGGGGACGCGGTTTTGCTCGAACAACTGCCCGTACAAGGTGCGGCGCTTCAATTTCCTGGCATTCGCCGACTTCGAAACGGTGCCGCTGCGGATGCAGTACAACCCCGACGTCACCGTGCGCAGCCGGGGCGTGATGGAGAAATGCACGTACTGCGTGCAGCGTATCCGCCAGGCGGAAATTCATGCGGAGGCCGCCGGCCGACCGCTCCGCGACGGCGATGTCGTCACCGCTTGTCAAGCGGCTTGCCCGGCGCGGGCCATCACGTTCGGCGATATCAACGACGCATCGAGCGCCGTGGCGCAGTGCAAGGATTCGCCGCTGGACTACTCTCTGCTTGCGGAACTCAATACTTTCCCGCGCACGACGTACATGGCGGCGCTGCGAAATCCCAATCCCGAGCTGGAGGGTGCGTGA
- a CDS encoding cytochrome c3 family protein, with the protein MAQAFHRWTNVGSKGSILGGVMLLALATWVGIVIVSSSYGTAAGVAPVQPIPFSHEHHVGILGIDCRYCHASVESASFAGMPATKTCMNCHSQMWVGSQMLAPVRASYANNRSIEWKRVYNLPGFVYFDHSIHIHKGIGCSTCHGEIDRMPFTYQVPTLLMKWCLDCHRDPAREVRPRDKVFDMQYEKPREQLELGRSLVAEYQIDTPEALTSCTVCHR; encoded by the coding sequence ATGGCTCAAGCCTTCCATCGGTGGACGAACGTCGGCTCGAAAGGGAGCATCCTCGGCGGCGTGATGCTGCTGGCGCTGGCGACCTGGGTTGGCATCGTGATCGTCAGCTCGTCGTACGGAACGGCCGCGGGCGTCGCGCCCGTCCAGCCGATTCCGTTCAGTCACGAACATCACGTGGGGATCTTGGGAATTGATTGTCGCTACTGCCACGCGAGCGTCGAATCCGCGTCGTTCGCGGGCATGCCGGCCACGAAGACCTGTATGAATTGCCATTCGCAAATGTGGGTCGGCAGCCAAATGCTGGCGCCCGTTCGCGCCAGCTACGCCAACAATCGCTCGATCGAGTGGAAGCGGGTCTACAACCTGCCCGGCTTCGTTTACTTCGATCACAGCATCCACATCCACAAGGGGATTGGCTGCTCGACGTGTCACGGCGAAATCGACCGCATGCCGTTTACCTACCAGGTGCCGACGTTGCTGATGAAGTGGTGCCTGGATTGCCACCGGGATCCGGCGCGCGAAGTGCGCCCGCGCGACAAGGTGTTTGACATGCAGTACGAGAAGCCGCGTGAGCAGTTGGAACTCGGCCGGAGCCTCGTTGCCGAATACCAGATCGACACGCCGGAAGCGCTGACAAGTTGCACCGTGTGCCATCGATGA
- a CDS encoding cytochrome C oxidase subunit IV family protein produces the protein MSSRAISPAAYLVVLAVLVVLTCVTVGISFIPLAHDWHLALGLLIAVVKASLVGLFFMHLLQSRAAVWSVVCVALFWLVMVLGALTFADYVSRPWVPYVPGH, from the coding sequence ATGTCCAGCCGAGCTATCTCTCCGGCGGCATACCTGGTCGTGCTTGCCGTGCTCGTCGTGCTGACGTGCGTGACGGTCGGAATTTCCTTTATCCCACTGGCACATGATTGGCACCTGGCGCTGGGGTTGCTGATCGCCGTGGTGAAAGCCTCGCTCGTCGGATTGTTCTTCATGCACCTGCTGCAAAGTCGAGCGGCGGTCTGGTCCGTCGTGTGTGTCGCGCTGTTTTGGCTGGTCATGGTGCTCGGCGCGCTGACCTTTGCGGATTACGTATCCAGGCCCTGGGTACCGTATGTTCCCGGCCACTAA
- a CDS encoding AAA family ATPase produces MTSDLASASGASAQSALVSPQTIAESTALTRRVLVQLDQMLLGREQLHRLVLVGILSRGHILLEGLPGVGKTALIKGLGQILDLKFNRVQFTPDLMPSDILGTHMLRDVPGGGREMSFQPGPIFTNILLADEINRASPKTQSALLEAMQEGSVTLMGQTRPLPRPFFVLASQNPIELEGTYPLPEAQLDRFLFKLAVGDVNVDVLTEIIATRRRGEAPPAEAPSTSADLERLMAIMDKIYLPRPVCRYISRLVVATHPGAAEAIDDVNSYVTYGASPRAAIAMAEAARAHALIDGRPTAGFEDVKAIAAPVMNHRLILNYKARFEQVTPAVIIQRLLNRIDESGMSLPADVRIQGDGRS; encoded by the coding sequence ATGACATCTGATCTCGCGTCAGCGTCAGGCGCTAGCGCTCAGTCTGCGCTTGTCTCGCCGCAAACGATCGCCGAGAGCACGGCGCTCACGCGCCGCGTGCTCGTTCAGTTGGACCAGATGTTGCTCGGTCGCGAGCAACTGCACCGCCTGGTCCTGGTTGGCATTCTCAGCCGTGGGCATATCCTGCTCGAAGGCCTGCCCGGCGTCGGTAAGACCGCGCTAATCAAGGGGTTGGGCCAGATTCTGGACCTGAAGTTCAATCGCGTCCAGTTCACGCCCGACCTCATGCCCAGCGACATTCTCGGCACCCACATGCTGCGCGACGTGCCGGGGGGCGGGCGGGAGATGTCGTTTCAGCCGGGCCCGATCTTTACCAACATCCTGCTGGCCGACGAGATCAATCGTGCCTCGCCCAAGACGCAATCCGCCTTGCTCGAAGCGATGCAAGAGGGCTCGGTCACGCTGATGGGACAGACGCGCCCGCTGCCGCGGCCGTTTTTCGTGCTGGCCAGCCAGAACCCGATCGAGCTGGAAGGAACGTATCCGCTGCCCGAGGCGCAGCTGGACCGGTTCCTTTTCAAGCTGGCGGTCGGCGACGTCAATGTGGACGTGCTGACCGAGATCATCGCCACGCGTCGCCGCGGCGAAGCGCCGCCGGCCGAGGCCCCCTCGACCTCGGCCGACCTCGAACGGCTGATGGCGATCATGGACAAGATTTATCTGCCACGGCCCGTCTGCCGGTATATCTCGCGGCTGGTTGTCGCCACGCATCCCGGCGCGGCCGAAGCGATCGACGATGTGAATTCGTACGTCACTTACGGCGCGTCGCCGCGCGCCGCCATTGCCATGGCCGAGGCCGCTCGGGCACACGCCTTGATCGACGGCCGGCCGACCGCCGGCTTCGAGGACGTGAAGGCCATCGCGGCGCCGGTGATGAACCACCGGCTGATCCTCAATTACAAGGCGCGGTTCGAACAGGTGACGCCGGCGGTCATCATTCAGCGCCTGTTGAATCGCATCGACGAATCGGGCATGTCGCTTCCCGCGGATGTCCGCATTCAAGGAGACGGCCGATCATGA
- a CDS encoding ABC transporter ATP-binding protein, with protein sequence MDVNVSNLKRYFGGTKAVDGVSFSFSSGHIVGFVGPNGAGKTTTMRILATLDEPTEGDATIDGISVVDEPEKARRLVGFMPDTLPTHRDMTVHEYLDFFARAYGLRGVNRDSLVERVEEFTNLTGINRKFLRDLSKGMKQRVSLARSLVHDPPVLVLDEPANALDPRARIELRELLKVLADQGKAILVSSHILTELSEMCNGVVIVEQGRMLRAGQMDHVVEAENIERTVIIRCEGPIDALQRALLESPLVRESRIAGPVVEAEVNGGDDVCGDLLRQLVTAGVRIVEFHQRRADLEDIFMTVTKGQVQ encoded by the coding sequence ATGGACGTTAATGTCAGCAACCTGAAGCGCTACTTCGGCGGCACCAAGGCCGTGGACGGTGTCTCGTTCAGCTTCTCGTCCGGACATATCGTCGGCTTCGTCGGTCCCAACGGCGCCGGCAAAACCACTACGATGCGCATCCTGGCCACGCTGGACGAGCCCACGGAAGGAGACGCCACGATCGACGGCATCTCGGTCGTCGACGAGCCTGAAAAAGCGCGTCGCCTCGTGGGCTTCATGCCTGACACCCTGCCGACGCACCGCGACATGACCGTACACGAATACCTGGACTTCTTCGCCCGGGCCTACGGTTTGCGCGGCGTGAATCGCGATTCGCTGGTCGAACGCGTCGAGGAGTTCACAAACCTGACGGGCATCAACCGCAAGTTCTTGCGCGATCTCTCGAAAGGCATGAAACAGCGGGTCAGCCTGGCCCGGTCGCTCGTACACGATCCGCCGGTGCTGGTGCTGGACGAGCCGGCCAACGCGCTCGATCCGCGGGCCCGCATCGAGCTGCGCGAACTGTTGAAGGTGCTGGCCGACCAGGGCAAGGCCATCCTGGTCAGCTCGCACATCCTCACCGAGCTTTCGGAAATGTGCAACGGCGTTGTGATCGTCGAGCAGGGGCGCATGCTGCGCGCCGGGCAGATGGATCACGTCGTGGAGGCCGAAAACATCGAGCGCACGGTGATCATCCGCTGCGAAGGGCCGATCGATGCACTTCAGCGGGCCCTGCTCGAGTCGCCCCTGGTGCGCGAATCGCGCATCGCGGGGCCCGTGGTCGAGGCCGAGGTCAACGGCGGCGACGACGTCTGCGGCGACCTGCTGCGGCAACTCGTGACCGCGGGCGTGAGAATCGTGGAGTTTCATCAGCGCCGCGCTGATCTGGAAGACATCTTCATGACCGTCACCAAGGGACAAGTGCAATGA
- a CDS encoding DUF58 domain-containing protein, translating to MADETRRFLAEGEQAGARYRLAAPRSAPAGLVGSQLARAAGESLEFLEHRDYEPGDDLRRINWSAYARTDKLVIKVFRQEVCPHLDLVVDGSRSMMLAGTEKRRAALGLAAAAACAAENAGYSRQVFLTTGGCHPIVGGSQSPRAWQGLDFESHNTPAEAFRTLPPAWRPRGIRMFISDCLWLGDPLEILNSMADRAAAVFVVQLLAAEDVEPPGLGNRRLVDSETGETLEAFVDAQGQARYREKLARHQEDWHLAARKVGAQFVSFVAEDLCRTWDLSPLVKAEALAV from the coding sequence ATGGCTGACGAAACTCGCCGGTTTCTGGCCGAAGGGGAGCAGGCCGGCGCGCGCTATCGCCTGGCCGCGCCCCGCAGCGCGCCGGCCGGACTCGTGGGATCGCAACTGGCGCGGGCGGCGGGCGAAAGCCTCGAATTCCTCGAGCATCGCGACTACGAGCCGGGCGACGATTTGCGGCGTATCAACTGGAGCGCCTACGCGCGGACCGACAAGCTGGTGATCAAGGTCTTTCGGCAAGAGGTCTGCCCGCACCTCGACCTGGTTGTCGATGGTTCGCGCTCGATGATGCTCGCCGGCACTGAAAAACGGCGCGCCGCGCTCGGATTGGCCGCGGCCGCGGCTTGCGCCGCCGAGAACGCGGGCTACAGCCGGCAAGTCTTTCTGACGACCGGCGGTTGCCATCCGATCGTCGGCGGCTCACAAAGCCCGCGCGCCTGGCAAGGTCTCGATTTCGAATCTCATAACACGCCCGCCGAGGCATTTCGCACGCTCCCCCCGGCCTGGCGGCCGCGCGGCATTCGCATGTTCATTAGCGACTGCCTGTGGCTGGGCGATCCGCTCGAAATCCTGAATTCCATGGCCGATCGCGCGGCGGCCGTGTTCGTCGTGCAGCTCCTGGCGGCCGAAGACGTCGAACCTCCCGGGCTGGGCAACCGCCGCCTGGTCGATTCCGAGACTGGCGAAACGCTCGAAGCGTTTGTCGATGCGCAGGGACAGGCCCGTTATCGAGAAAAGCTGGCGCGGCATCAGGAGGACTGGCACCTGGCGGCGCGCAAGGTCGGGGCGCAATTCGTATCGTTCGTGGCCGAGGACTTGTGTCGCACCTGGGACCTCTCGCCGCTGGTCAAAGCCGAGGCGCTGGCGGTCTAG